ATTACTATTTCCTAAAATGCTTCTGCAGAGAGGCAATGAAACACTTTTAGATTTGGAATGTTTAAAGAGTCATTCTTGCCAGTGGTTGATTTTCAGCCAGCTCAAATGTTTATGAGAACTCATAAAATAAAGCGAAGTTGAGGATGGCCGGTTTGCTGTTATTCTGTTCCTCCCCCTAAAATTCTCCTTCGGCTCTAGAATGGTGCTGCTTGGGCCCCAGCCTTGGCCTCACCGCTGAAGATGATGATTTGAACTGTGGCATAAAAAGCCTCTTGGTCCTGCAGGTGCCCCACTCCCAATTTAAGCACGTGCATTAGCATAAAAACTACAGCGATTTTTGTGGCCGTCCAGATGGCGTCCCACGAGAAGGTATTTCTTAACATGGCAAAAGGAAGCGGGAACAGGCGTTGTCCACACCTACAGCTTGAAGCTGGAGGGAGGGTTCTGATCTGTTTCCCTGCGCACTGTGTGATTGACAGAAGGTTCCTCTTGTCACAGTGAGTTATCAGGCACAGACAGCTGGTCGTTACTTTGGAAAGAGTTCCCAGGTGAAGCCAGCACTTGTCTCCATTCTCAGGGTCTTTCAGAAAGACCCAAGAAGGGGCCATGGGAAGACGACCTCAGGAGAGTTGAGATACTTTGCCATAATCCCACTGCTGCCTGGGGTGGTTCAGCAAGTCAGAACTCTGCAGGCTGCTTTGGGGTCCTTTGTCTTGACTTTCCCCTATGCCTTCTTGCTTTCACTCTCCTGATCTCACCCTGCCTTTGAAAATAACCAGAGGCTTGCTGGAGGCTTTGCCAGAGGCCCATGGGACTCTGACCATCCCGTAAGctactttttgttgttgctgctgatttttaaaatgaattctctCTTGCAAATAGGCAGAAGGCCACTGCCAGCCAGTTCTGACTACCGCCACATACTGGCTTCAGCGGTCCCCCGCAGCCAGCGTGATGATGGGGCCATCTTTACGTAAATAAGCAAACGGTTTATATCCCCACCAGCTCCGGGTGGGGGCCTTGATGTTGATCTTGACTTTCGGACAGGCCTTTTTGATTTGAGGGAGGGGTCACTGGATGGGAAGGAAGACCCTCAAGGAGAAAGCAGAGGTAGATAATCTCAAGATGACTGTGACAGCCACGTTTTCATCTTTTCAAACGCAGGGGTTTCTAGCAAAACCGAGTTCCAGTGAAATCTAATAAAATCTGAGTTGAACACACTTGGAGgtgaattaagaaaagaaaaagcaggaggaGATGGCATCGTGGGGACTGCAGAGATTAAGCGGAGTGAACTAGTTCAAACTGGCCTTGGTGAGGCTGGGAAGGAATCTTGAAAGAGATTGGCCCTGGGTGGTACTGGGCACCTGACCCATCGAAAGCTCTGGTAGGAGGGAGCACTTCTGCTGGGCAGCGGAGAAGCGGAGAGATGCACGTACATGACAAGGCTGAAATTAGTGGTTTAATTaggcttgaaaaggaagaaactggGCTAAATCAGTTGGATGCCCGAGATTCCTTGACCACacctccttttttgtttgtttttttgctttagtTTTGAACAGCTAAATGCCCCCGTCTGTAGATTATTTAGGATTATTATTTAGGAAGGAACCTTTCAACACAAGAAGGACCATCAAGAAATGGGATTTATGTTTATAGACTCGGCCTGAGAAAAGCTATTAATCTCACCCGGGTGCTAGGAGTGAATGAAGCAGAGCTTCCTGCAGGAGCGATAAATCTGCCACCAGATGTCTCTGCAGCCCAGGCCACGGGAATGCTAACCGGAGCCGAGGCCGTGGAAGCAGGAATCCGAGCTTCCCGCGGACCTGGTGGTGCATCCTGCACTTCTCAGATGAAGCGGAAGCCGGCGAGGGGCTGTGTCTGTGCATGTGCATACGTTTTCTTTCCTGCGCTGCCTCCCTGCCCGCCTTTCACTAGGTGCTCCCCTCATTCCCGGGTTAAGGATTTCCCTGTGCTGATTCCCTTTTGAAAAGTAGAGGAGGAGTCATAGGGTGCTCCCAGAATAGGAGATTAAACACTGGTAGGTGCTGGGGGCAAAGGCAGCGGCAGCGAAGCCTGCTGACTACGGTGTCTTCTCCTCTGGTGGCTCTTTGGTGCTGGCACAATGCTGGGGACGGGGAAGGAATGCCaccaaatcccagactcccaccCAGCAAAAGGCTCGGGGCTGCCCTCGAGCCCTGAAAATGGGGATGGGCTTTACTGTTTGTGTAAATCGATTTTCGAAGCTTTCAAACATTTCAGTGGCGGCTCCGTGGGCAAGTTGAAAATATATCTGGGGAAAAAGAGAATTGATGGTGATCGTGGTGTGTGCCTAGTCTTGGAAGTAGGAGATGGTGGGAAGACCCCACCAATTCAATCGCAAAGATAGTTCAGGGGGAGCAAACCAGCCAGGTTAGTTTGGCTAAATCTGGCATCTACCCCGGTCAGGCTGGTCCGTCCTGGGTACAGTGACTTAAGCCGTAACTGTCTCTCCATGTGGATCTCGATGAGACCAGCAAATGACCTGACATGTGAAGTCTCTGCTCTACATGAAGGGGTGCCATGGCCAGCTGTCTCCCTGCCTCGGCAGAGAGAGTGAGAGTGGTCCATCCTGCGAGGTCGTGGGTGAGCACAGGGGCACAGTCTTGGGAGAGCAAGGGGGCTGCTCACAGGCGGCAGTGCTGCTCTGCATCTCTGTGTTTTTTGTTGGGTTGTCTGGCAATGACCTGACCCGATCTAGGAACATTTCCCCATAAAAGGCTGGGCCACAAAAATAAGAATCAGTCAGTGGGTGAGTTGGTATCtgacaaaaaaaacaaagagagcaTTTAGTAGAGAACAGCCAGCAACAGAGCGTGATTCAGAGAGATTCACCCCCTTCATCACATAGTCATCAGTGACGCACCGCCGCCACCAGCAGGAACACTCTCTCCTTCGAGTCGAGCAGAAGTTGGGATACAAAGAGTCTTCAAAAGCAGATCTTCTTCCCAAAAAAGACAGAGCCTTAAAGAGTCCTCCTAGGttgtctcctcctcccccaaaggtcacacacagacacaatatCTGGTTTTAAACAGTTAGCCAAGGCTGGGTTGTATGAAAACAGCAGGTAAGACCTTGATGTGGGGCCCAGTGCTCGCAGGTTCTGTCTAGAGCGTCATGCGATGCGATTCCTTTTTCACAGCTTACAGTCAGCGGTGCAGAGAGGCTGGAGGTGCCCCAGGAAGACCTGCAGTCCTATCGCCAGAACAGCACTTCAGAGGCTCCCGGTGAAAGGCCATACTCCCTGAAGATCCGAAACACTACCAGCTGCAGCTCGGGGACCTACAGGTGCACCCTGGAGGATCCGGAAGGACAAAGAAACCTCAGTGGCACTGTGATCCTGAAAGTGACAGGTGGGGTGATCACTGCATCTGTTTTTGTCTTACAGAGTGTGTGTGCGCCTCCTGTAGGCCCTAAAATTGATCTCACTCGGAGTTTAATTCGGCAGCTTTAGATCACATCTGTGGCTAAAAGCTAAATTCTGCCGCAAAGGATGTCATAAGTTTctctgctctcttttttctttttctttgtttaaataaGGACGGATCTATGGGGTGGTTGCCAAATGTACTCTAACAACTAAATCTGGATGTTGTTTATTTGTATAAGAGACCTTTGGAGCCAGTAGGATGTATCCAAGTCTAATtttggggagacagagaaactgtATAGTCCTGAATATATCGGATAACTGCGTCTTATCCCACTCAGCTTTCTCACTTTGCTGAGGGAGCTGCTCCATGTTTCCACCTTTTTAGCATGAGAACCACACTTCCTTTCCACTTTACAGTGATCGAATTCCCCCAAACCTCAACTCAGGCCAAAGAAAAAGGGCACAGGGAGAAGATAATGTTCCTGGGACAGGATGCACATTTTTGCTCTATGCAGTCAGACCAAGAATTGAGTGTCAAGACAAGGATTATCTCCTTGGATTTTTTTCCGTAACGTTTCTTTATGTAGCTTAAAATCCGCCTTGCCTTGGGCTTCTGCCCAAGTCTCGTTAGTGGCTAAGGCTGGAAATGACAGACATGTTGTTACAGAGTCCCTGACTTTGTACGATAGCTACTTTCTCCTTCCACGAAATAGCTGACAGGAGTCAAGATAATAGTCCTGCACTGACGAGAACACAGTTGCTAGTGAGGGGTCAGTGTTTGGATTGGGTTCactgttatacacacacacacacacacacacacacacacacacacacacacacacacacactacacccGTTCCAGGCTCTCGCCCTTTATGCTGCTCTGTTTGTCTTGCTCTGTGGCACTTACCACACCTGACGCGATCCACTCCCTGCTTTGTTCTCTGCTgtctcctggcacacagtaggccctcaatGAATTTTATTCACTCGAATAAGAAATGAGAACCACCTGGCAGGAAGAACAGGGAGGGCCGGCATGTCCTGCAGGGAACAGAGAGGAAATGAACAGAAAACACCTGCTtggctttcttttcctcttggaaGGCAGTGTTGCCTGCAAGTTAACTGGTCCTACTAGTGGTCGCTTGGATCTGGTTCAGATATCAGCTCAGCTGCTCATtaatgtgtgaccttgggcaaatctctGATTGACTCTcagtctcagttttcccatctctaaaatgggatgaTAAGGTTTACAGCACAGGCCTGTTGTGGAGGTGGAATGAGATATTGCACTGAAATGCTCAGGACAGAGTGCTCGATAAATGTGAGCACCGTTAGGACAGCGGCTCTCAGCCTTTCTCTTCTGAGGTCACAGACATCCATGAGAATCCATCCCTAGACCGTTGCACAAAATTTTGAATCCAGTTTCAAGGTCAACAGCTCTCTGGAGGCCCATCTGTGGCCCTGGGGATGGAATCCTCTTTGATCAAATGCACGCCATCTGCTCCCGCCTGGGGCCCTTGTTACCCCAACGCGCACGTTGGGTGTCGTGCCTGAGTGGGGAGAGGCTGTCCCTGCGATGTCTCACCCTGGGCTGAGGGCCTCGCTCCTCCCGCACTTGCCCTTTCTAGCACTGTGGCCGCAGCCTTTAATGACCCCGCAGGGAGCTATTCCAAAGCCCCCCCTTTTCTGCTGGCCTTGGTGGAGGAACCTTCATGATTTTCCAAAGATGTCCCTTTGTTCAGTAATAGCAGGGTGCCCTTTGCACGCAGCCGGGCACAGAGCAAGAGTGAGTGCCGGCTGCCACCACCATCACTGCTGTCAGCGCTGCTGCTCTTCCCAGCGGCACACGTGTGAGGGTGGGAATGGGAGACGAGGGGGGCCTTAAAAGAGCCAGAACCAAGCAttcttagctttttaaaaaaaattatggtagAAAAGTCCTGTTAAATGGCTTCCttcatattttacttatttctttttttaaggatgcTCTCAGGGACGCAGAGAAGAGACTTTTAAGAAATACAGAGCTGAGATTGTACTGCTGTTGACTCTGGTCATTTTCTACTTAACACTCATCATTTTCACTTGCGTGAGTATCTTTTTAGAACATCTCTTATGATGAAAAGATCACCTAGGGCACCAGCCCGGGTGCGTTTTGTCGATGGTGTGCGTCACTGAACAACGGGGAGAGTCGTATTCTCAGAGCCCTGGCCGTACCCTAGACTGGGGGTCTCCCTGCAAGAAGCTCCCAGCTTGTCTTCCATCTGGTGGCTCGGCACAGAGCTCTGTGAAGACAAAATGAAGGCAGACGGGTGAAGGAAGTTTGTGAAATGCTGACGGATCAACTAAAGCACCAGCAGGCCTATAGTTACAGTGGTAGAAAGTGGAAACCTGCCCGTCCACCCTGCGGGGCGAGCAGGGTCCTTCCTGTAGGCAGGGGAGCCAGCCCAGCCCCCCCGGGACAGATCAGCCTCCTTCACTTGCCCATGAACTCTTTTCTCTTAGAGATTCCCTCTTATAATTTTGGTACTTCCACTACTTTTTAAGAATTAACCCTGAGAAGCCAGAAGCACACAGAGGGtggcctggggtggaggaggaCTGGCCGGCACTTGGGCATCTTTGACACGCCCTTGAGTGTCGGTGACAGACTCCAGCCtacacccctccctgcctctttctgcaGGCTGCTCACCTGGGTCACCAGCGGTCGTGGGGGAGCAGGGCCAGCTCTGGTCCTGACCCACTAGGAAGTGATCAGTCCCGTAGGTCTCAGAGTCAAGGAGTGCTGGCTACTTGGGGACCAGGACAAGGGTCACCCAGGAGCGGTTCAAGGGCTGGTTTTTGTCACTCACTGGGCCCTTCTCTTCACTTCCTTGGCTCTCTGGCCAAACACTAATCTCTCTGGTTCCTCTTTTAGACATCAATCAGTGAGTCGGAAAACTCcagtgagcacctactgtgtacaagGCATTATGCTAGGCACTGGAGGGGATGTAAAAAGGCGTAAGACCTATGTCCTTCCCTCAAGGACACCGTAAGAAACTTACAGCTTGTTCTTTAGAGTTATTTGCATATAAGAATATAATTAGAATTACCTCatggtacattttaaaaatgaatgacttGAGTTTTTTGTTGGCAAATGCCCATTTCCATGGGCACTGATTTTCCGTACAGATCTCTTCACAGTCGGGTCTTGAAATGGCCCCCATCTGTAACTCCTGGTTGACATGTGGAGGTGCCAGAGAAATAGTGCAAAGCCACTGTGAGTGAGTCAGGCAGCCAGTGTCACAAGGGCTCCCAGAGGAGCTGTCCCGCCAGCTCCTAGTGAATGTTAAATCCAGCTGACAACGGATGCATTTTTTTGTTATTCACTTCTCAACATATCTtgtatttgatttgatttttcagAAGTTTGCACGACAGCAGagtattttcccagatttttctAAACCCGTCATGGAACAAGCTTTCCTGCCAGTCACCTCCCCAAGTAAGCAGTCGGAGCCCGTGACTCTTCACAAGACGGTACTGGTGTGACAGGACTTCTGCAGGTTGTGTTTTCTAAAGACGGAGGCTCCATGGGGTGCCCCCGGACTGCAGAAGCGCGAGCCCCTCACTGAAGATGGCAGCCTTCCCGTGAAGTCCTTCCCTCGACCGAGACATCCCAAAGTGGATCCCACGCCGCCTTTTGTGAGCAGGGCCTCGAAGACTGTGACATGACCGCAAAGCGTGAGGCCACCTGCAGGGGGCTTGCCCCTGCTGCTTCTCCGTGACCTTCTCAGTGTTGTATTCAGCGCTCTGGTCAACCTCTTGGACATTTTTTTCAGTCCTAGAAAAGCTATGGTGAGATCCAGTTGGAAAAAGGGTCTTGGGAAATACGAATGCCCAGAGCTGGCCCTGTGATAGACCATTGAGGACAGCTGTCCTCTGCCACATCTGGAAAACATCTCTGAACGTGCTGTCCAAGCCCAGATGTTTTATGTCTGGGAGAAATCGACAGGCCAAGCTGTGAGACAGTGGGAAATATTTAGCAAATAATTTCCCGGTGGGGAGGCCCTGCCATTACCACGGAGTATGATGTGTACATAGAAATAGCAGGTCAGTGAACTGTCCCCAGCAGGGCTTCTTGATCAGGGAAAGACATCCATAAAGAAGCAATAAAGAAGAGTGCCAcgtttatttttatatctgtgtATACTTGTCAAAGAAGGATTtgtgtttcttctccttttgaaATCTCTATCTTCAGTTAGATGCCCTTGCTCACTGACCAGCAACCCGCATGTGGAGGAGGAGAAGTCGAAGACGGTGACAATAAGATAGAGAGCTACTTAGTGACCTGATGGAAATGCTGGACCAATCGTGCGGTCTGGGTGCTGGCCCCGCCATTCCGCTCCCTGGCTGTCTGGTCTTAGACAAGATCCTTATGGTTTCTCCTCTCTCAGTTGTAAACCAAAAGGTTGTTGTATGAGTtggttggaaaaaaatgtatgtgaaaatgctttgaaagagTATAAAGCACTATCCAAAATTCGAAACGCCTTCGGGTCATTATCCTTATTATTGCAGTGTTGCTCTGGGCATGAGAAAATGCCTTTCATTCTTCATGTTTTCCATCGCTCCAAACAAAGAAGGCTACGGAGGAGACTTTCCCATAGTCTTCTGTACGAATTCCTTCGGGGAAGTGAGGAGGCCAGTTCGGCGGTCTGTTCTTGAAGCACCAGCCAAAAGTACTCCAAGATATGGACACTCAGGAGCCACTGGGCCACGGGGAGAAGGGAGTTCATAAATATTCCGTTGATGTTTTGGCAGTTGTTGGGTTTCTCTTATCAGGCTTGGCCCTTCCTCTACTTAATTTCCGAAGAGATAATTGCCCACGCTGATACTTGAGAGGAAAAGGGGTGCCGAGTTTAGTGTTTCTGCCTCTTTGCCATAGCTTTCATGTTATTAAATTTATGCATGTGAAGAgggagtgtttttcttttttatgtttaaaactaCTCATAAGACGTTGGGATGAGTGCTAGTTGGAGAACCAGAACCTAAGGTGAAATTCTAGAGATGAAAGACTGGCTGAGTTCTTCCTCTGAGAGGGAGGGGCTTTGTGGCAGGCAGACCTCCTTGAAGCAGCATCCCCTTCTTCCCAGAGATGCTCCTGAATCCATCCTCCGATTCCCTTGTCACCAGGTGGTACATGATCAGCCTGACCACGTGCATGACGACAGGTGGGCAGGATGGAAAGAAGGAGAGTATCTATTTCAGAAGGATGTTTCATGCCAGGGGCTCTGTGCCTGTCATTCATGGGGTTTCACTCAAAATTTTCAAATAGGTCCATTACCCCCAAACGGTAAGAACAGTCTCGTGCAAGTGGTTGTAACAGTTATAAAAGCATCATGGAAATGGCTCTTGGTAAAGACGAATGCCCATAAAATGTCTGTAAAAGCTGCAGATTCCCTTTCAGTGGAATCACCTCCATTCTCAGGTGCCTTATGGAAAGTGTTGGGGAGACCACTGGCCTGGTAATGAAGAGCTCAGAGTTCCTACTCAGCAGGTTTGATGCCCAGCTTCACCACCTGCAAGTTTTACCACCTTGAGCAGGGGGttcacccctctgagcctcagctggcAGTTCTTTAGAATAAGAATACAAATAGTATCTGCCCATTAGGTTTgccgtgaggattaaatgagataatgtgtctAAGAGCTTAGCTCAGTGTCTGGCAAATTGTCGTGTTAGAACAAGGTTAACATTAGAACAAGGAATAAGGAGGCAGCAGAGAAAGTGACGATGACAGTGATACTTTGACAGACAAAATGCTTTTGTTAAAAGGAACAGAATTGACTTGATGGGAGAGTCGTGTTGCTTTCAGAGGATTAATACCAGGTGAAACGAAATGTTTCTTGGCCCTTAGAATTACAGTACATGAGAGACCAAGGAAGGGGGACCTTTCATCAGTTTGGACTGCAGGCTTGAGATGAGGTAGACTCAGCATTCATACCTAGTGTCTTTGGTATAAGAAAAgctgtgtggatgtgtgtgtgagtaagagagagagagagagaagggtagAGGTCAGGAGGGCTGAATGTATCCAGGAGCGTGAGCTGGTTTTCCACTGCCTTGATCGCCGCCTCCCAAGGTATTTCCAAAGAAGGTAGATGATCGTgggctgtatttattttttgtctctacCTCCAGGGAAAGCTTTATTTTCAGGGACCTGCTTTGTCTATGAAATTAGATCTACAGTTAACAATAATTTCACCTCGGGATGCCCCAAGACACGAACACTGACGTGAATATTAGCTCCACATCCTCCCTAAAGAAGGCCTgcggtttttgtttttataatcatTCTTAGCAGGTTTCGTCATAGGAAGTACTGAGCTGCACTCACAGAAGCCAAAAGAGCCTGATGCTTTGTTGGGGCTGCAGAAGGGACCCCGCGGCAGCCCATGGGCACAGAGAATGCTTGAGGCTCGCGTGCTCGACCCCACGGCAGTCAGGGTTGGGAGTCTCAGAATAATTCAGTCTGGTTTCCCTGTTGTAGATAAGTGTgtgacagctcagtgttacagctcagttgtgacagcaacctggatctgggtgaGAGatcaagcagcacttggagagttggagaactcaggtttattacgccagtgggcccagaggagttaacactacAAGCttgaccccgtctgtaggtttacacaggcttttacagGCTACCACTGTAGACTTTGCcacattttgtaacatcatatgcaaataaggtataacaaaggtgactaggaacaagctttgtagaaatggaccaatcaggagtgagagaaatggaccaatcaggtgTGAACTCCACGCAAATGAAACATTACAAATGGACAAATCAGGAGTtggctcagggaaccaatagaattttaggggtaagttccactttcttagaagaaagccgtttcagaggcaaaaagtgagataaagccgctgggccagggaatCGGATGATGCTgtcaggagagtagtggccctgcctgggggtcctgccggtctttttttatggggcttccacCTCACCCTGACTCTCTTCTTCTTGGCAACTTTATGTGGCTGCATTACCTGGATAATTGTTTAACACTCCATCTTTCCTATGTGAAAACAGCCAGAGGCCCCAGACCTTTACAATAGGAGCTGTTTGCTTAGTCCAGCAACGTTCTCTCATAGTTTTGCAACTGATTGTCTGCAGAGCCAGGTTTGCCCTAACTGGTCAGTAGGACACAATCAATCAGTTCTTTGGTCAGAGACTTTTATTGCTGTTTATTGTCTTCTCAAGACCAGATGGGTTTATTGTCTAATTTTTACCTTTAAATtgcataagaaattaaaattctgccacttgctttttttgtagtgtctgtgtgtgtgttgaatgGATGGAATTAAACATGAGTATCTTTGCTGAGCACTTACTCTGGACAGAACACTGTTGTAGTAGGCCCTCTGTGTCATACTGCAAGAAAGCCAGACACAATCCTTCCTTTCAAGGCCCTGATGATCTAGCCGAGGGAGTAATGAGCTCAGAGCTCTATGTGTGGCTGCTGGTTTTACTTAGCATTAGGGAAGTATACAACGCATAGTGGgaacacagaaaacagactgggAGTATCCAAGTTCACCTGGGAACACCTTAGAAGGATTTATAGAGCTAATTCCTTTTGAACTTGGATTTGAAAGATAAGCAGGATTTTGAGTGGTAGTAATGGCCAGGGGAGGTAGGAATGCCAGAGGCTCGTCTCTAATGCATAAAGGGAGAGAGAATCCTTGAACAGAGGATTGTATGAGAGTGTTTGTGGGCACAGGGCACCCACAGTGCAGGCCAAGGAGGCAGGAGGCAATAATGGAAGACAGACAAGTTACTGCAGAGAATGTGCACAATGGGGCGGCATGGACGGATTCTGAGCTGAGGAGCTGTGTGAGTAGATCTATTTCTGGGACAATAACCAGGAAAACAAAGTGAAGGATGAAATAAAAGAGCTGGAGGAGACGGAAACAGGAAGACCATTTTGGAGGCTGATGGAAGCCCAAAGAAGCAGAGCATCAGTAGAAGGGAAAAGGAGGGCTGGAAACAAGCTGGTCCCTACATGTTGTCCTCTGAATTTTCAGTTGTGGGTTTTCTTATGATCCTAACTGATCTCTCTGTATATATCTATCTATTTCTTTatctaattttttcctttttcagttttataaagtAGAGtcattacagtttgactgcacatacacattatattgcatgtaaatacatatgtacagtatactgcacttttttttagtttatatatatgtactaatcattgtttctaagaacagattagagctttagctttttaaacttgcatagttgtcaaaggaataaagccaaccacaaaataagaatcaacagaatgcggtaatccattcataaaggacagtcagatatGCTTACACATATATTTAAGAGGTCAGTCATCTAAGTTGTaaataataagttcatttgtgtccttatcatttttgttgttattttttgattccacgtataagtgatatgtggcatttttctttctctttctggcccactgcacttagaatgatgatcttcatctatctaattttatttacttagttcttctgtcctctttttaaataatggaaCGGAAAGAAAGAAACCACCCCTTCCATCCTGACCGTTAAGTAACGGCAGAACTCAATCATCTTGGATGACAGGAAGGTCCCTGTGTTTCACAGCCGTCACGACAGCTGGCAGGGCTCTGGTGCTCCTGCATTCATAGACTTTACATGGTTAAAGCTGATTTTACCCCATCTTACCCTTCGTCCTGCCTCAACTTTCCTGTCCCAGCAGAATATTCCTGGTTTTCCCCTTAGATAATTTGATACCATATTTGATCAGTGATTGGCAGACTTAGGAAACACAGAATGCATTACCgatgctcttttggtttattttttctgtGTTCACGGTGACGTGGCAAACGTTTGCTTCTTTCATTGATTCTGTGCTTTTATACTTCTGTCCAATGGACTACATGTTACATAATCGCTCCTTagcgatttttaaaaataaaaccttccaGCAGTTGACTAACAGACCCTGCTAACCAAGCGTTAAGTTAAACCAAAAGATACCTTGAAGGGATCCTAATGGCTTGTGTGTGGGAATCGGGGGATGAGCATGAATACattttagagagaaggaaaacggTGCCTTATGACACGTTTGCTGCCCCAGAGCTTGATGAAATACTCACGAGCCCCATCCTGTCCTTCAGAGACAAGGCATTTCACTTGCAGACgtatctttttcctttcccacttCTTGATTTCATTCCC
This genomic window from Camelus bactrianus isolate YW-2024 breed Bactrian camel chromosome 20, ASM4877302v1, whole genome shotgun sequence contains:
- the CD83 gene encoding CD83 antigen, which translates into the protein MARGLQLLLLSCACSLAPAAREVKVACLEDVDLPCTAHWDPQVPYAVSWAKLTVSGAERLEVPQEDLQSYRQNSTSEAPGERPYSLKIRNTTSCSSGTYRCTLEDPEGQRNLSGTVILKVTGCSQGRREETFKKYRAEIVLLLTLVIFYLTLIIFTCKFARQQSIFPDFSKPVMEQAFLPVTSPSKQSEPVTLHKTVLV